The following coding sequences are from one Solea senegalensis isolate Sse05_10M unplaced genomic scaffold, IFAPA_SoseM_1 scf7180000017816, whole genome shotgun sequence window:
- the LOC122764957 gene encoding uncharacterized protein LOC122764957 isoform X7 — MASGSAFSVEEFVAKPTLSQLDICRKADLFAIADRYDIKVTTSLLKKELKAAVVDGLVEGGVCGLPATVPESAGEVRSEARGAEATQRQRDILNITPGVKHGNMDEKQFTLPRFEPLSVETTPGSRIDARIKLRLARLQLENEERERKREFQLKLKRMELDAETAVKMRKLELQSSSVSSGARSSSSSTTFDAATYERNGELGWRPRKV, encoded by the coding sequence ATGGCGAGTGGGTCGGCGTTCAGTGTGGAGGAGTTTGTGGCGAAGCCTACGCTGAGTCAACTAGACATCTGTAGGAAGGCTGATTTATTTGCGATTGCTGACCGCTATGACATTAAGGTTACAACTTCTCTCCTTAAGAAGGAGTTGAAAGCTGCCGTGGTTGACGGATTAGTGGAAGggggtgtgtgtggtttacCGGCGACTGTGCCCGAGTCCGCAGGGGAGGTGCGCTCCGAGGCTCGGGGGGCGGAAGCGACTCAGCGGCAGCGAGACATTTTGAACATTACCCCCGGTGTAAAACATGGTAACATGGACGAGAAGCAGTTTACGTTGCCGCGTTTTGAACCGTTGTCCGTGGAAACGACCCCTGGATCGAGAATAGATGCGCGGATAAAGCTGCGTTTAGCTCGTCTCCAGCTGGAGAACGAGGAACGGGAACGGAAGCGTGAGTTTCAGCTCAAGTTGAAGCGGATGGAATTGGACGCAGAGACCGCGGTCAAAATGCGAAAGCTGGAACTACAGTCTAGCTCAGTTTCGTCTGGTGCGCGGTCGTCTTCGTCATCTACAACATTTGAC